Proteins encoded by one window of Ostrinia nubilalis chromosome 23, ilOstNubi1.1, whole genome shotgun sequence:
- the LOC135083478 gene encoding vacuolar fusion protein MON1 homolog isoform X1, translating into MASTSKDNVQAGTSTQINPADDLEPGACPESILNPTDSFDEFASEMSCSLQERNKSLAAKSSTISEIQSEIGEKEKDGSEMKSTKSSDDLQSKNGNMSASASSSNLIEENGDDEDNDKDDYLQSPELVNKEKHVFVLSSAGKPIYSRYGNEDKLAGLCGVIQALVSVIEDQNQDILRSICTKDCRVVFLVKGPLILVAVSKSNESETQLVLQLTYAFNQIVSVLTLTQLNRIFEQRRNYDLRRLLSGAERLIDNLFVFMEKDPAFLLGAVRCLPLPEKARENITNAITTTCHKIRDLVFAILIAGNQLITLVRMKKYTLHPSDIHLLFNLVRSSESFKTAESWTPICLPKFDATGFLHGHVSYISEDCQACLLLLTVQRDAFFPLSQAKHTIAEKLRRSNCLVAINDALNRNEELPTTNPLKHIGIPEIRHFMYKCKSTAQLFTSDPISLDRLQDYRIRHKEGGDIVKEKKIEKLSDIDYVRNYRKFCSQIHCTSIPAKLIFRSNSDDTILAWVTNGFELYVTFDPLMEKDQAIKAVDRLLRWIKREEQRIFIMNAPTF; encoded by the exons ATGGCGTCTACCTCTAAAGACAACGTTCAAGCTGGCACCAGTACTCAAATAAACCCTGCCGACGACTTGGAACCGGGCGCATGTCCCGAAAGTATTTTGAACCCTACTGATTCTTTTGATGAATTTGCTTCAGAAATGAGCTGCTCCCTGCAGGAGCGGAATAAGTCTTTGGCAGCCAAGAGCAGCACCATATCTGAGATCCAGAGTGAGATTGGTGAGAAAGAGAAGGACGGTTCTGAGATGAAAAGTACAAAATCGAGCGATGATCTGCAAAGCAAAAAC GGAAACATGTCAGCTTCAGCCAGCAGTTCAAACCTAATTGAAGAGAATGGTGATGATGAAGACAATGACAAGGATGATTATTTGCAATCACCAGAGTTGGTGAACAAGGAGAAACATGTTTTTGTGTTGAGTTCTGCTGGGAAACCTATTTACTCAAg ATACGGTAACGAAGACAAACTGGCCGGTTTGTGCGGTGTGATCCAAGCATTAGTCAGTGTGATCGAAGACCAGAACCAGGATATACTCAGATCTATCTGCACCAAAGATTGCAGGGTGGTGTTCTTAGTTAAAGGTCCATTGATACTTGTTGCCGTATCGAAGTCAAATGAAAGTGAAACGCAGCTGGTTCTGCAGTTAAC ATATGCATTTAATCAAATAGTGTCAGTGTTAACGCTGACACAACTAAATAGGATATTCGAACAAAGGAGGAATTATGATCTGAGAAGACTGTTGTCTGGGGCAGAGAGACTTATCGACAATTTATTCGTATTTATGGAGAAAGACCCtgcatttttattag GTGCAGTAAGATGTCTCCCATTGCCAGAAAAAGCCAGAGAAAACATAACAAACGCGATAACTACGACGTGTCACAAAATCCGAGATTTAGTGTTCGCTATACTCATAGCGGGGAACCAGCTGATCACGCTAGTACGGATGAAGAAGTACACATTGCATCCTTCTGATATACACCTGCTTTTCAACCTGGTCAGGAGTTCGGAATCCTTCAAAACTGCGGAGAGTTGGACACCGATTTGTCTGCCGAAGTTTGACGCGAC GGGTTTCCTCCACGGTCACGTCTCATACATATCCGAGGACTGCCAAGCTTGCCTTCTCCTTCTAACGGTACAGAGAGATGCGTTCTTCCCACTCTCTCAAGCGAAGCACACAATCGCAGAAAAACTCCGACGATCCAACTGTCTAGTTGCAATCAACGACGCACTGAACAGAAATGAAGAATTACCCACAACGAATCCTCTAAAACACATTGGTATTCCAGAAATCAGGCATTTTATGTACAAATGCAAATCTACGGCACAACTTTTCACGTCTGACCCTATAAGTCTGGACAGATTACAAGATTATCGAATAAGGCATAAAGAAGGGGGTGATATAGTCAAAGAGAAGAAAATAGAAAAGTTGTCAGATATAGATTATGTTAGAAATTACAGGAAATTCTGTAGTCAAATTCATTGTACGTCGATTCCAGCAAAATTGATATTTAGGTCGAATTCCGATGACACTATTTTGGCCTGG GTAACCAACGGCTTCGAGCTCTACGTAACCTTCGACCCTCTGATGGAGAAAGACCAAGCGATCAAAGCAGTAGACCGTCTGCTCAGGTGGATCAAGCGCGAAGAACAGAGAATATTCATCATGAACGCGCCGACTTTCTAG
- the LOC135083478 gene encoding vacuolar fusion protein MON1 homolog isoform X2, with product MSCSLQERNKSLAAKSSTISEIQSEIGEKEKDGSEMKSTKSSDDLQSKNGNMSASASSSNLIEENGDDEDNDKDDYLQSPELVNKEKHVFVLSSAGKPIYSRYGNEDKLAGLCGVIQALVSVIEDQNQDILRSICTKDCRVVFLVKGPLILVAVSKSNESETQLVLQLTYAFNQIVSVLTLTQLNRIFEQRRNYDLRRLLSGAERLIDNLFVFMEKDPAFLLGAVRCLPLPEKARENITNAITTTCHKIRDLVFAILIAGNQLITLVRMKKYTLHPSDIHLLFNLVRSSESFKTAESWTPICLPKFDATGFLHGHVSYISEDCQACLLLLTVQRDAFFPLSQAKHTIAEKLRRSNCLVAINDALNRNEELPTTNPLKHIGIPEIRHFMYKCKSTAQLFTSDPISLDRLQDYRIRHKEGGDIVKEKKIEKLSDIDYVRNYRKFCSQIHCTSIPAKLIFRSNSDDTILAWVTNGFELYVTFDPLMEKDQAIKAVDRLLRWIKREEQRIFIMNAPTF from the exons ATGAGCTGCTCCCTGCAGGAGCGGAATAAGTCTTTGGCAGCCAAGAGCAGCACCATATCTGAGATCCAGAGTGAGATTGGTGAGAAAGAGAAGGACGGTTCTGAGATGAAAAGTACAAAATCGAGCGATGATCTGCAAAGCAAAAAC GGAAACATGTCAGCTTCAGCCAGCAGTTCAAACCTAATTGAAGAGAATGGTGATGATGAAGACAATGACAAGGATGATTATTTGCAATCACCAGAGTTGGTGAACAAGGAGAAACATGTTTTTGTGTTGAGTTCTGCTGGGAAACCTATTTACTCAAg ATACGGTAACGAAGACAAACTGGCCGGTTTGTGCGGTGTGATCCAAGCATTAGTCAGTGTGATCGAAGACCAGAACCAGGATATACTCAGATCTATCTGCACCAAAGATTGCAGGGTGGTGTTCTTAGTTAAAGGTCCATTGATACTTGTTGCCGTATCGAAGTCAAATGAAAGTGAAACGCAGCTGGTTCTGCAGTTAAC ATATGCATTTAATCAAATAGTGTCAGTGTTAACGCTGACACAACTAAATAGGATATTCGAACAAAGGAGGAATTATGATCTGAGAAGACTGTTGTCTGGGGCAGAGAGACTTATCGACAATTTATTCGTATTTATGGAGAAAGACCCtgcatttttattag GTGCAGTAAGATGTCTCCCATTGCCAGAAAAAGCCAGAGAAAACATAACAAACGCGATAACTACGACGTGTCACAAAATCCGAGATTTAGTGTTCGCTATACTCATAGCGGGGAACCAGCTGATCACGCTAGTACGGATGAAGAAGTACACATTGCATCCTTCTGATATACACCTGCTTTTCAACCTGGTCAGGAGTTCGGAATCCTTCAAAACTGCGGAGAGTTGGACACCGATTTGTCTGCCGAAGTTTGACGCGAC GGGTTTCCTCCACGGTCACGTCTCATACATATCCGAGGACTGCCAAGCTTGCCTTCTCCTTCTAACGGTACAGAGAGATGCGTTCTTCCCACTCTCTCAAGCGAAGCACACAATCGCAGAAAAACTCCGACGATCCAACTGTCTAGTTGCAATCAACGACGCACTGAACAGAAATGAAGAATTACCCACAACGAATCCTCTAAAACACATTGGTATTCCAGAAATCAGGCATTTTATGTACAAATGCAAATCTACGGCACAACTTTTCACGTCTGACCCTATAAGTCTGGACAGATTACAAGATTATCGAATAAGGCATAAAGAAGGGGGTGATATAGTCAAAGAGAAGAAAATAGAAAAGTTGTCAGATATAGATTATGTTAGAAATTACAGGAAATTCTGTAGTCAAATTCATTGTACGTCGATTCCAGCAAAATTGATATTTAGGTCGAATTCCGATGACACTATTTTGGCCTGG GTAACCAACGGCTTCGAGCTCTACGTAACCTTCGACCCTCTGATGGAGAAAGACCAAGCGATCAAAGCAGTAGACCGTCTGCTCAGGTGGATCAAGCGCGAAGAACAGAGAATATTCATCATGAACGCGCCGACTTTCTAG